CtccatgaaaatgaataaagatttTTACTGATTTTTCATCATTTCATCTATGCATCACTATTTCAAAGTTAAGGTCAGTACTCTCTGTCTCTGATGAGATTTCTTTttgcatattaataaattacagttgctctgtaaaatattaaaagaatCAGTTACCAAACATCAAAACTACAGTCTTTAAGCTTCCCAGTGATAAAAAATGAACACTTCatggactgaagcaacttagtTGTAATTGagtatacagtacatgcataataaaaaaaaaaaaaaaaacttctgcaggcttttgattaattttgttatattttttctaaaggttctaaaaaaaagttttatttatatcttaGAACTATTATTTCATGTGTCAGGATTTATGGGGTTAATATTCAGGactattatcagaataaaaatcAAATTTCTAAAGGAAAAGTGGGTTTTGAATGTTCACACCTTGTCATGTTTTTCAGGTTCCTGCTGTCCTAGATGAGTTGGATGTTAAAAAGGAGGCGCACACAGACGGTaagaatgtgaataaataaagatgATACTGTAGTCCTGCGATGAGCTGCAGCCCATGTGAGAGATATGAAAGCAGAAATCTGAGACTAAAGTCACAATAGAAATATGATACAGTCACATTTTGCTCTCTGACACTTTTTCTCTCATATTTTCATTAGTTGTTTTTAATGCATGTTCGTGATTTAATGGTTTAGACTATgttttttcaaacattaaaatacaattttttcctttttgttttccgtttattccaaaccagatcctgagtATAATGTCTACACCCGCTTCATGAAATCCCACCGCTGCTATGACCTGGTGCCCACCAGCTCCAAGTTGGTGGTGTTTGACACTTCTCTACAGGTTGGTTTTCAGAAGAAATCAAATGAGGAGTTCAGATAACTCCatttattttcagaaatcatgtttctttttttttattttgcattcatcTAGCGCATCTTTTCTTGTGACTGGCAGCTTAGTCACCTGACCTAAACCTGAGTAAAATGGACTTATCGGCTTCTGTTCACAAACAGCAAGGGCACTTGTTGGCTACTGCTGTAAAACATGAACTCGTGATGCCTTGGAAGTGGACAACACTGGCTTTTTTGACAAAACGTGTTTAGAATTAAGATTGTGTAGAGAATAATGCAGAATTTTTGCTAATAAACTCTTCAAATTTTGCAAAATGTGCAACCTTGTTTACAACCTAATAATTTCCATAATATCACACATTTCTGtgtgaaatgaaacaaaaacaaacaaacgtgaTTTTTCTCCTCATTAGAAGTGTGGCAGTCTTTGGTAATGCGATACATCACGGTaattaatatgcacaatattgttatggtgggcacttctaaataccgtgaatatattacaaattattccggattttgaatgcattttaagaatactattcccatcaacttttcaaaatgcacaacatcacagaaactgcagaaaatgcagcctttactctggaaaccccataaataaagcagctgcactactttcaaaaacatattgaaataattttaaatagccaatCAGATTTGTGTATTCGTATGATGTTATGATGTTCATCGCAGTGCCAAATACGTATTAaaacttaataggctatttattttcaaacccttttttttttttttttttttagcaaatgtagctattgctcattgtaaatgttaatggttaactaatgaggtcttattgtatagttcttttgcattttaatctgtgtaaacttttaactgtatttttctgtattgctttattatttaaatgtatttacatttttgttataagaaaaaaagtgatttaatATGTTCTACTATATTATGACCACTtaaaaatttgataccggcatatccctactcctcattaaaagaatagttcacccaaaaattaaggtttgctgaaaatgtacttacactcaggctatccaagacgagtttgttttttcatcacaacaaatttggagaaaaatgtagcattgcatcagtgtgtcatcaatggatgctctgcagtgaatgggtgccattagaataaaggtccaaacagctgataaaaacatcacattaatccacagcactccagtccatcagataatgttttgtgaagtgaaaagctgtttgtgtttgtaagaaaaaaatccagttgtttagactctcattctgccggcacccattcactgcagaaggatccattgctgagcaagtgatgaatgCTACATTACTCCATTAGATGGCCTGAGGGGGGACTCATTTTCatgtttggatgaactattcctttaattaattAGATCATGAAAGTGTCTGTTACACACAAGAATGCAGCAAGACTGAATGTGCATTTGCTAAAACTATGCAAACAGAattaacatacatacacacaaaatatttgGAATGATATGAATAACTGACATTAGAATCAGGCACATGGAGTCAgtattgatttcatgttgactctaGAGATTGGATATATTTGTTCTGCACTTTGTGTCAATAATGACATTTAGGCTGTGCGAGAGCCTGCTGGGTAATTGATAGTTGTGTGGTCACCAGGTGAAGAAGGCCTTCTTCGCTCTAGTGTCTAATGGGGTGAGAGCAGCGCCTCTCTGGGACAGCAAGAAACAATGCTTTGTCGGTaagaagttattttttttttaggaaatgtaaatattaaattgaattttattaaacaataacAGAAATAACTACATAACAAGATGCCATGACAGTGACAATTATACATTAATCAGAACTGTCGAGGATAACACAAGAAAGTTCCACACATATTTCCATCATAGTCCTTGTTGTGGACTCATAATTTgctctaattcacagtcatttaTTGTTATCTGAACAATTGTATTTCTCATTTAacttctgtcttgttttctttatttacttttttattttaggtaTGCTGACCATCACAGATTTCATCAACATACTTCATCGCTATTACAAGTCTCCTCTGGTGAAACTTGTTAAGACTATTATTCTCCCATTCCTCAAGTCCTCTTGATTAATCTTTAACaatgtaatgttattgttttctGGTTTAGGTCCAGATATATGAATTAGAAGAGCACAAAATAGAAACATGGCGAGGTGGGAATGATTTTATGTGTATTCATGAGGTTTACACCGAGAGCCTGGGACTGAtctgtatttttcttcttctagaGGTCTACCTGCAAGACTCCTTCAAACCTCTGGTCAGCATATCGCCCAATGCCAGGTAAGAGTTTGTAAGCGTGCATGTCAAATGGTTTTGTTAGAGAGCTGTGATCATGtctgatgtttttattttctctctgtctcagcTTATATGATGCCGTCTCATCTCTAGTGAAGCATAAGATCCACAGATTACCCGTCATTGATCCTCTCACAGGAAACACGCTCTACATCCTGACGCACAAGAGGATCCTCAAATTCCTCAAGCTCTTTGTGAGTTTCCTGCCTGTAACCGCTCACTGAATGCTTCCTGTGACACATGACTTTAAGTATGGGCCTTGATTTATTTGGCAGTGGTCTACCACAGAGCAGTTACTGTAACTTTTTTTTGAAGCAACTATTGCTAAATTTCCCCTTTACTCGTGTATTGGCTTGGAATTGAGTTTTCTTTCTAGCATGCTTAGTCTTCATGTCTATGTGAACGATCTCCCACAGATATCTGAGATGCCCAGGCCGGGGTTTCTGTCTCAAACGCTGGAGGAGTTGAACATCGGAACGTTTCACAACATCGCGGTGGTTCACTCGGATACGCCGCTCTACGCCGCGCTCGGCATCTTCGTGGATCAGAGAGTGTCTGCTCTTCCTGTGATGGATGAAAATGGTGAGAGCGAGctaatattgtaaataatgaCTATTCTGTGCTTTTGTTTGACGTGTTTTTGTggtttctctctgtttttttgcTGACAGGACGTGTGGTGGACATCTACTCCAAGTTTGATGTTATTGTAAGTTTGTGTCTGTTGTTTGTAACTAGAGCGCCGGACACTGATCTGTGCTGGTGGTGGTAGattattgaatgtgtgtgtgatggtgtttCTGTTTCGACTGGACTCAGTGTGTCTAAAGCCTCAGGGAAGGCAGCCACTGCAGTACATGATCTCATACTCGTGatgctgtgtgagtgtgtgtgtgtgtgtgtttaacaataTGTCCTTGATTTAATATCTTACactaatagttcacccaaaaattgtaaTTTGCTGATCCAAAATCTATTTGTTTCTTCAtaagaacagatttagagaaatgtagcagtTCATCATTTCTTCActagtggatgctctgcagtgaatgggtgccgtcggaatgagtgtccaaacagctgatgaaaaaatATCTCAaggaacaaatccatcaagatgttttaaacttcaaaaagttgtatctgtaatctataataacgcttcctccagttgtctctcacatcagaaTCTACACATATATTTGTTGTGACATGTAAATGGTGTTTGagctgtgcagatttctctcctgattcagatcagACCATTGTTTTCATAAGcggaagcaatattatggatgggtttttaattttggggtgaactattaaGTCTCTGTGTTtatctctctttgtgtgtgtctcATATGGTTTTCATGTCATCACACAGAATCTGGCGGCTGAGAAGACGTACAATAACCTGGACATCACTGTGACTAAAGCCCTCCAGCATCGCTCGCAGTACTTCGAGGGTGTGCTCACCTGTCGAGCCAATGAGACGCTAGAAGCCATCGTCAACCGACTGGTGGAGGCCGAGGTGAGAAACACATTCTGTTCAGATGTCTGGGGTCTGTAGGATCAAAAAAaggtgtatttatttgatcagaaatacattgtaattttatttctgtgatgctccgctgtattttcagcatcattcctccagtcttgtgtcacatgatcttcagaaatgattctaatatgatgatttactgctcaagaaacatttctgattattatcagtgttgaacacagttgtgctgcttcatactttcatggaaactgatacattttatatttcacgtttctttgatgaataggatgTTCTAAAGataagcatttttcaaatataaatattttgtaacaaatgtatttacggtcacttttgatcagttgaatgtgTCATcggtaaatgttttaataataaaaaaaattaaaaaaactgttttttcagATGGTTTTGATTTGACTGATCAATAAAAGAAATCTTTCAGTTGTGCACGTATATTTGGATGGACAGATGAAGATGTAGCTCACTGTCTgatcatggtgtgtgtgtgtgtaggttcaCAGGTTAGTGATCGTGGATGAGCAGGAGGTTGTGAAAGGCATCGTGTCTCTGTCTGATATCTTACAGGCGCTGGTGCTCTCCAATGGAGACGATGGTAAGACTGCATTATGACATCCTGAAGCATTGATGCTCAGATTCATATACACAGAGATCTTTATAGAAACTCTTTCCAAATGACATTTGCATGACTGTCAAACTCCAAAAACACCAATATGCACTTTTGTAGTTGACTGTATGACTTCAGTTATTAAGAatcaaatctaaatctaaaatgttAGTTAGACTGATTCATTTTTGATTGATTGTTTTGTTCTATTGACAGCCTTTACTTTTTCTTTCCTCTTCAGGAAGTTTTTGATGGAAGGAGAGACGGTGAAGCAGAACGTCTCTGTATTTCCTTTTCTCTCAGTAAGTCACAAGGTGTTCCAGAAAAAGGATTGATAGAGATGTCTCAGACACAGGAGATAATAAAGCACAGCCAGATACAGAGTGAAGAAAGAGACCTCTGTACTGCTTCAGGGAGTCTACAATCATTTTAACTGGACAGaattcagatgtttttaattGTGTCACTGGGCACAGCTCTTACTGACGTGACAGCCGTCGTTCGTGTTATTTCCCTCACAGAAGGACAGCAGATGAGGTTTTCGTGCAGGTGTCAGTGGAGAAGAAACAGAGTATGTACTGAAGCGTTCTCTTATTGATCTGGACGTGGTTCATTTGGGCTTTTGATATTGAAGAGTTTCATCTGAGCCGGTCTGTTTCCACACTACACACTGATACAGTCACTCCTGCAGTATTCAGAGGACGTTTGACCCATTTCAACTTCCTTTGTAATGTGAACATGGAGTGCtttgcaaaaaatgtttttatattaaccATTGAATATTTAATAGCGTTGGAAAAACAATTACAGCTCTGTAATATTACCATCATGTATTTTTAGTATATTATCATAGATAGATTTTGCCTGTTGTTTTTGGTCGTGTTATATGCAGACACGTTTTACTTCTAGGTTGCTATTGATTTTATTCTTCTGTTGTTTTCAGCTGCATGATCTCAGTGGCTTTTATCAATGCTTTTGACATAAAGAGGAAGCAGTGTTTTTATAGATTAAACATGTCATGAGAAACAGGCAGTGATCTCCTGTCAGCTGTGCATTATGGGTAAATTGTGAAGCAATTTCAGTTAGATATACTCCCACAATTTGCTGatgttatttgacaaaaaaaaaaaaaaaagtactgtaagGTCCAACAGCGACTCCGGACGATTCACACTTCTCTTGTTTTTATTTGCTATGAGAAAAAATAATTCcatcttttatttttctctctctaatatttttttatgccaCGCACATCtgtaaatacacatgaactattttctatttctctcATGTCAAAGATGTTTCAAGGCACAAGCAAATAAAACCTGTTCAGTTTTTGCAGTTGCATTTATTTGGATAAACGGAGCACTTTTGTGGATTcttaaataaatagaaagaacAGTATTTAATTGCAATAGAAATATTACACTACAAATGTTTTACTGCCACGGAGTAcatgaatccttgctgaatagaaatatgaatttacttttgactttttttatacAAACCTTTGGCGAACATTGTGAAGATTGTCTTCTAAAGTTCTTTGGCATctaaaaaataagatttatttttcttatttgatAAGCATACATCAAGATCACATTTTCACTTCTACTTGAACCTGATCAGGTTGCAACCTGTGATTTGACAGTATTATCTTTGTTTGactctaaaaaatataaaaacaactaactttttttatttgaaagctgcatttgtttttctgttttcccTTTGCAAGCGAGCGGGATTAGTTTTGCATTACAGCTATCTGAAGAACTCTTGTTCCCTCAGGCTTTATTCCAGTTCAACCGGTTTTTAATAAACGTTGTACTTGTGTAAATGTCATGTTTGACAACATAAATTACATGCTTTCTATAGTTTGAACAAGCTATTAAATTACACCCACCATatttacattatcacagtttttctcagtcgctttagTGCATTTCTCGATGCATCCGTAgtatgtgcatttctcaaaacaaatcGAACACAGCACCACACAGTGCATGAATGGTCCAAAGCAattgcaacttgttcaaaagaatgagagaCACAactgactagatgatgtggaggtcaAACAAGTAGTTTTGGGAATGTAATTTCTGATCTGAGAAACGCACCAAAGCAAATTAGAAAAACTCTAAAATTTATGAAGCAAGAAAGAACGCAAGAAAATTTTAGGAAAATCTGTATTTATTACTGTTTAATAATTACCCATGTACATGATTGGAAACTGAAATTCCTGAAAAGTCTCTCCATGTAGATTTGGGAAATACACTGGGATTATACAGGTCTGCTGTGAGGTCAGACTGAGGAAACTTCCTTAATGCTAAACCAGGACGTAAAAATCACATTGTCGCCATCGTTTAGCTGTTATAATTATCCAGGCGACAGACGTCTACTACAGTCAAAGGATGAAAGGGAGCAGACGTTCATAAAGCCCCAATCCTGCCAGCAGCGACATGCTTTCTGGAAACTATAAATATATGTACAAACTGAACTCGACAGAAGAAACAAATACAGATCAAACCTGAACACTTATTCCCAATtcaagatgattttctcaatcaGCAGCAGATGTGCCAGTGTCATCTTATATTTCTCAGTAGTGTTGTGACTCAGTCCAGTGATACAAACACATTTCACATGGTAGCCTGTCATTTTGGATCTCCTTAACATGAAAATATAATCTAAAGAAAGCATTAACATATATGCAATCATTTTTGGCTTTTTCTGGACACATTTTAATCTTAGTGTAAGGCGACTGAATTGTTGCAAATGGATGAAGGAGAATAACAGTACTTCAGATTGTCAAAACACAGACTCTAGACATAAGTCCAGTGAAACTGggagataaaataaaattaaacgaAAGACCACAGACCCAAAACCCTGTACAGCTGCTTCAAAACCtactgttaaaagcgctatacgAATAAAACCTGAATTAAAACagagtcacatttaaaaaaataaaccacaaaGCAGAACCACACGATTGTCTACAGAATCAAATCGGATTAATAAAAAGGTCATACATTATAGAAACTACATTAACATCTTGCATATTAAGCGGAGAGGGACAGAAGGGCAGTAGTATTTATCCGTGGAGTACGAGAGAGAGACACAATGTCTGTCAGGAGTCATAAATACAATGTTGGAGGAGTAAAGCAGTGCACTTCGACGCCAAACTTTTCAAGTTACGTTTTCAAGTCGTTCTTCTCATTACAGACCCAGTGCATGAAGAAGAATGAGATTATTTCCTAGGATCACGTCGTAATGttaatgcaaaaattaaaatcCTGTAATTTTTCGTCCTTATGAtgctccaaacctgcatgactttcttgcTTGCATTGGACAAGTTCATGCAACCCTTTGCCTTGTAATTAAATTGCATGAATTCTGATTGCATCAAgctcctaaaaaagtatcacactTTGAATTTAGCATAATATCATACTGATCATTTATGGCAATGTTTCATCATTTTTTGAGTGCAGCTTGCACATTCTGCTAAAtatgttcttttgtgttttacattAAAAGTTCCAGCATATGGGTTTGGAGCGACGCAAGGATGATAAATGATGATAAATAACATTCTTATGCACTTGCATgaaatattccttaaaaaaaacaagtttacaaAACAGTCCCAATGCTCCTCAGTTAATAAATGTGCGTCATTATAGTGTAATTTAATGCTACCGTGACAGGTTTAGCtatgaaaaataaagtttaacgAAAAGCCTGACCCGTACACCTTCACATCTCCCATGTTCCTGGACGATCAAACCTGTAGCTTAGTCGAAGGACTTGGAAATTAAAAAAGGGTAGGCTATTTACATTTCcatactattaaaaaatataccATGTACAGTAGCTTCATTTGCCCATGGAGGAGGAAATCTAACGGAGATAAAAACAATAAGGACGTGTGAAGTATCTACGagctaaaataaatagatatctCCGTACCGTTCAGTAGTTAAGAATAAACACGCGTGCCAGTGTGTGAAACCAAGATGGCTATAACCCACGCTCACGAAACCTGGGATAAAGTGCAAATAAGGTTGTTTTGCAAACAGCTTTGATGTGGTTATGAAAGGAACCAGCTGGTCGTGTTTACCAGCTCAACCCACCCTTTTCTTCATAGTTAGTTAGCCGTGATAGTCTGCTAGAATCACCTTAGTGAATACAACAAGATcaaaactgcttaaaaaaaaaaaaaaaaaaaagatcttaggGGCCAAACCGGATTTGATCAGAATCAATTGAGTCCCATGTCCAGTTAGATGGGCGAGCGAGGGTCAGTGGTAGATGTAGAGAGGAGGGTGAGGAGGAGAGCACAGAGGGCTGCTGGGAGCGAGGGTTCAGTAGTTTTGGCGTTGGGATGAGGTAGACCCCGTCCCGACTCAGCGGACGGAAATACTTGTGAACTGGCAGGATAGTTTAGAGTAGTCGCATGTCTGTACACGTTCTCTTTGCTAGGAGTGTTTCTGACAGAAGGTAGTGTTTGCTCAGATTTTCATGTCTTCGTCCACGCTGAGCTGAGACAGGGTTTTCTTGATGCGGAGAGCCGTCAGTCGTGCAGCGCTGTTAGCGTACCAGCACTCCCGCATGATCTTCCCCATCACACGCAACGCCTGCGGGAACAACAGCACATTCACCGTGTCAGTTCATATCAGAGAAAACAGCCCTTTTGTTTTCACTCTTGaagtttttaatgtaataatgcaGCACTTCTGACAAACTGTGTCACATTCCTTTGACACAAACTAAATAAAATCTAACAGTAGAGCCCAACCCGTGAGATTATTTTAGAGGgtgataccgataccaatattaGGGATTAAAAAATACCGATATTAATGTATCGGGCCgatattctttgtgtatattataCTTTTTCAACAGATCACAAATCTCACGGTTCGGATCACATTACAGTTTCTGACAAACGGATTGGATCATTTTTCGGatcagaaaagaaaacaaaaatatttaaatttaacttGCTTTCCATTTATTACTTAAAGCAAAAGTACTTCTTTGATATCACAGCAAATACTACTAGATTAACTAACAAAGTTTAAACatacaatacataaatatattaaaaaatatatattatttaaaaaattcctAAATATACTTATTTGTATGGTTTATtgctagtaaaaatataaaatgcaaaaataaatgtgcttatatatcattttaattaatagaACTGATGGTGAAGTGGACAAGCAACACTTTCTGAAGTTTAGAGCACTTTTTAACTGAAGTTTTGTTGAAATGGCAAAAAGTATAAATGGTTTGTAAATCTTATCTTTCAAAATTCGACACCACCTTCCCAATCTGAAAAgacaatgtttaaataaaacaaaaataggcaATTCAGAAATCATGACGATGCAGAAAGGCTATTTTAAGTGGGTTCAGGAGAAGAAAGAAAACCGTACAGTAGCTGTAGAGCATTCACAGGGTTGttgcgatctctctctctctctcacctcatAACTCTGCCACCAGTTAGGAATGTTGGGTCGTAACCTCTGATCACACACCACTTTCCTCATCTCCTCTATGGAAGGGTCAGAGGGCACCAGGTCATAGTAGGGCAGCTGGTACTCTTCATGAATACCTgaatgcaaacaaaacaaaaaaaaataaattctcacTTGAACTTTTAACATGCTTCAAGTGCTTTTTATGCCAAATCTTGAAGAatggtttcactttatttcagCACCTCCAGCATTGCAGCGGCGAGCGATTTCCCAGTACACGAGTCCCAGAGCGTAGATGTCTGCGCATTTGAACGAGTCAAAGTGACGCATGTTAATAGTCTCTTCTAGAACCTCAGGCGCCATGtacctggaacacacacacacaccggatcACTGAAGGAACATCGTGTAGAAGACTCAAACACTGACCGTATGAGCAGACGGTTTGGGTCAGATTACTGTAACGAGCTGTACCTCTTAGTGCCGACGCGCTGGTTGGGGGCGATATCGATGGTGTCAGAGACGGACTCGTGACGAACAGCCAGGCCGAGGTCAGCGATGGCACACGTGCAGTTTTTCTTCACCAGGATGTTCTTGGACTTCAGGTCACGGTGAGCGATGCCAGGCTTCCCTGATGACAAACACAAAAccatttctgatgcacacacatctGGTAAAACCTCTCTGACCAGGGAAGAGGTGTTCCGCACCCTCACACGCTCCCACATACACAACACTTTTAGACATCACGACTGTTTCAAACAGCAGGCTGCACAAGAACACCGCATAAGTCATCGCTGCATGTAGCGAAATTTCAGTTTTGATCTGATTCTGTACTGAAAAGTATTGATAAAAATTGTTTACGGACCCAATATTTGTGTGCTCTCTCTGTTTGTTTATTAGTTGTCAAGACTCTCCTAGAATCGACTGAGAGTGTCAGAAAACTTTTCATGCAATTCACTTTAGTGAACACTGATAAATGCCAATAATCAGCTTCctgaaataacattttttttataaggtcAGTCCATGTTACTGTCGGCAAAATCTAATAATTTGTGTATCTGACAATGAGTAttcaattttacaaataaataaataaaaaatacttaaggCTTGAATATCTCCCAACCTCTAGAATATCGAAATTACTTTTACTGTAGCTTCTTATTATGCTgcaaaaaagtgaaaatgaattttGTTCTATTTTTCAAGACTTCATTCATTGATTTTAAGATGTTTCGATATTTGTATTGGGGGGAAAAACTGAGGAAGAAATGTTTTGAAGTGCTaaaatgcatgcaacatttaatgcaatgattttatgtatttaacaCTTTCGGCTTTGACTGAAGACATTTTTAAGGCCTTGAATTGtggtttttaaaaccattttaagaCCCACAGAAACTCTGGACAAAGGAAGAAGAGTTTAATGTGACCACACGCATTGTTCAGGCTCCTTTAATCTTTTGATCAAATCACGATGCTTTTCATGTCTGATGTTTCTTTGTTCATTAGTAATTTAACAGCATGCAATCCTCCATGGCTACTTTCAtgacaaaaataaagttaaaatgacaataaaagccTGCGCATCTGATGCAGAAGATGTGTTAGAAGTCAGCTCCCTATGTAGACATCAAACTAGCTCACTAGTTATTGTAATGGACATAATTTAATTGAATAACCCTGAAAAACTCACCCTGAGTGCCCAGTATCTCCATGTGTAGATGCGCTAGGCCGCTAGCAGCCGACAGCGCTAGTTTAATCATGCCCTCAATGGAGACTGAATATCGGTTCAAATAGTCGAACAGGGATCCATTCTCATGATAGTCTGACACCAACCACAACTGAGTCCACGTGCCATTATCTGCGACAGAGAGAATTAAACATTATTAGAGGACAGCACTATAAAACAGCTCATTAAAACACAccgcttatttatttgtttacctttGTTGTCGGCAGCAATGAAGCCCAGGATGTTCTCGTGGCGGAGCATGATGGTCTGGTAGATCTCAGCTTCACGAAACCAGGAGCGCTCCTCACGAGAGGAGAAGATCTTCACAGCGACGTCTCCTCCTCTCCACTTCCCCCTCCACACCTCCCCAAAGCGGCCTTTACCGATGATCTCCTGCAGCACTATGGTACGAGCCACGGTCCTCTGGACGAACAGAGGCAGACCTGCAGAGTCAACCAGAGGATAAGGCTTAAAGCTGAAATAAACCTaaatagtgataaaaaaaaattaaataattaatgacaagtgacaaaagcacataaacgACTAAgactaaatctctctctctcgcgcgcgcgcagGCTCGCGctctctttaataaataaaacatcgcaatgtcattttttcccaatatcgtgcagccctaataaaaGCCCattcaaaattttaataaaaactacaataatatataaatcatactaaaataacactgttgcaTACATGCATAAACAAACCAACACCACATTTTCTCATCCAATACTAACCCGACCCTGATCCTGAGGTGGAGAGGTCGTAGATGAGGTCCTGTAAAGTCTTGTCCTTGGCCAGGAACATGTGTTCAGTGCTGGGATCCTCTACCTCCAG
This genomic stretch from Carassius gibelio isolate Cgi1373 ecotype wild population from Czech Republic chromosome B6, carGib1.2-hapl.c, whole genome shotgun sequence harbors:
- the prkag1 gene encoding 5'-AMP-activated protein kinase subunit gamma-1 yields the protein MECVPAVLDELDVKKEAHTDDPEYNVYTRFMKSHRCYDLVPTSSKLVVFDTSLQVKKAFFALVSNGVRAAPLWDSKKQCFVGMLTITDFINILHRYYKSPLVQIYELEEHKIETWREVYLQDSFKPLVSISPNASLYDAVSSLVKHKIHRLPVIDPLTGNTLYILTHKRILKFLKLFISEMPRPGFLSQTLEELNIGTFHNIAVVHSDTPLYAALGIFVDQRVSALPVMDENGRVVDIYSKFDVINLAAEKTYNNLDITVTKALQHRSQYFEGVLTCRANETLEAIVNRLVEAEVHRLVIVDEQEVVKGIVSLSDILQALVLSNGDDGSF
- the acvr1bb gene encoding activin receptor type-1B isoform X2, which encodes MHARASGIYAHFQCVRSPVRMDTRQILRLLAVLSGLNGVCEALWCNCTTPKCVKDGYKCETTGACMASTSVIEGQEQHVQLCIEKENLVPPGQPFYCLSAEGLINTHCCYSDYCNRIDFILPTVTQGAGSEQDWGPVELTAVVVGPVFVVCVLVLLGFFLFHHHQRAYGHRQILEVEDPSTEHMFLAKDKTLQDLIYDLSTSGSGSGLPLFVQRTVARTIVLQEIIGKGRFGEVWRGKWRGGDVAVKIFSSREERSWFREAEIYQTIMLRHENILGFIAADNKDNGTWTQLWLVSDYHENGSLFDYLNRYSVSIEGMIKLALSAASGLAHLHMEILGTQGKPGIAHRDLKSKNILVKKNCTCAIADLGLAVRHESVSDTIDIAPNQRVGTKRYMAPEVLEETINMRHFDSFKCADIYALGLVYWEIARRCNAGGIHEEYQLPYYDLVPSDPSIEEMRKVVCDQRLRPNIPNWWQSYEALRVMGKIMRECWYANSAARLTALRIKKTLSQLSVDEDMKI
- the acvr1bb gene encoding activin receptor type-1B isoform X1 → MHARASGVHAHFQCDGSPVRMDTRQILRLLAVLAGLNGVCEALWCNCTTPKCVKDGYKCETTGACMASTSVIEGQEQHVRLCIEKENLVPPGQPFYCLSAEGLMNTHCCYSNYCNSIDLRLPTVTQGAGSEQDWGPVELTAVVVGPVFVVCVLVLLGFFLFHHHQRAYGHRQILEVEDPSTEHMFLAKDKTLQDLIYDLSTSGSGSGLPLFVQRTVARTIVLQEIIGKGRFGEVWRGKWRGGDVAVKIFSSREERSWFREAEIYQTIMLRHENILGFIAADNKDNGTWTQLWLVSDYHENGSLFDYLNRYSVSIEGMIKLALSAASGLAHLHMEILGTQGKPGIAHRDLKSKNILVKKNCTCAIADLGLAVRHESVSDTIDIAPNQRVGTKRYMAPEVLEETINMRHFDSFKCADIYALGLVYWEIARRCNAGGIHEEYQLPYYDLVPSDPSIEEMRKVVCDQRLRPNIPNWWQSYEALRVMGKIMRECWYANSAARLTALRIKKTLSQLSVDEDMKI